Proteins from a genomic interval of Brachybacterium vulturis:
- a CDS encoding glycosyltransferase, with translation MTSKAPSSTTAAQLPAFTVLMPLWRRDLPDRLELALRTATLEQQHRPDLLILTVDGPLPTVLEAVVDRVEQGEFGPALVLRHDAHRGVAAALQDGLESSPHDLVARADADDICRPERFALQIPRMDEEGLDLLGSSMREFSDQVPPGTGPLRTRPLEHEQIVRYLPHHSPFHHPTVVLRRSVALAVGGYRDLALLEDYWLWERMMLGGARMGNLPQVLVDYRVDEELFARRGGWRLFASDVRLQRRMLLDRVISPGGFLRNVVLRATYRFVPGWARRFGYRRFVERSDTGPATA, from the coding sequence GTGACCTCGAAGGCCCCCTCGTCCACGACGGCCGCGCAGCTGCCCGCGTTCACCGTGCTCATGCCGCTGTGGCGACGCGACCTGCCCGACCGGCTCGAGCTCGCGCTGCGCACCGCCACGCTGGAGCAGCAGCACCGGCCCGATCTGCTGATCCTCACCGTGGACGGCCCACTGCCGACGGTGCTCGAGGCGGTGGTCGACAGGGTCGAACAGGGAGAGTTCGGTCCCGCGCTGGTGCTGCGCCACGACGCCCATCGCGGCGTCGCCGCCGCGCTCCAGGACGGTCTCGAATCCAGCCCGCACGACCTCGTGGCACGGGCCGATGCGGACGACATCTGCCGCCCCGAGCGGTTCGCGCTGCAGATCCCGCGGATGGACGAGGAGGGCCTGGACCTGCTGGGCTCCTCGATGCGGGAGTTCAGCGACCAGGTGCCGCCCGGCACGGGGCCCCTGCGCACCCGGCCGCTGGAGCACGAGCAGATCGTGCGCTACCTGCCCCACCACAGCCCCTTCCATCACCCCACGGTGGTGCTGCGGCGCTCGGTGGCGCTCGCGGTGGGCGGCTACCGGGACCTCGCGCTGCTCGAGGACTACTGGCTGTGGGAGCGGATGATGCTCGGCGGGGCCCGGATGGGGAATCTGCCTCAGGTGCTGGTGGACTACCGCGTCGACGAGGAGCTGTTCGCCCGGCGCGGCGGGTGGCGCCTGTTCGCCAGCGACGTCCGGCTGCAGCGTCGGATGCTGTTGGACCGGGTCATCTCTCCCGGGGGCTTCCTGCGCAACGTCGTGCTGCGCGCGACCTACCGCTTCGTCCCCGGCTGGGCCCGCCGGTTCGGCTACCGTCGCTTCGTGGAGCGCAGCGATACCGGCCCGGCGACTGCATGA
- the glf gene encoding UDP-galactopyranose mutase: protein MSTPDLLIVGSGLFGLTIAERAVAEHGARVTIIDRRPHVGGNAYSEADEQTGIEVHKYGAHLFHTSNARVWEYVNRFTEFTGYQHKVYTTHQGEVFPMPINLGTVNQFFRSAHTPDEARALIAEQAGELAGQDPENLNDKGISLIGRPLYEAFIKNYTGKQWQTDPKDLPASIISRLPVRYTYNNRYFNDTHEGLPKDGYTAWLERMADHPNIDVQLDTDYFDTSQPLNRDAVRGALPVVYTGPMDRYFDFQLGELGWRTIDLETEHHDVGDFQGTSVMNYADAETPYTRIIEPRHFHPERNHYPSDRTVIQREYSRFAESGDEPYYPINSGRDRERVLAYRKLAEAEPRTLFGGRLGTYQYLDMHMAIGSALTMADNKLPDLLRA from the coding sequence GTGTCGACTCCTGATCTCCTCATCGTCGGCTCCGGCCTGTTCGGCCTGACCATCGCCGAGCGCGCGGTCGCCGAGCACGGTGCGAGGGTGACCATCATCGATCGTCGACCGCACGTGGGCGGCAACGCCTACTCCGAGGCCGATGAGCAGACGGGCATCGAGGTCCACAAGTACGGTGCGCATCTGTTCCACACCTCGAACGCGCGGGTGTGGGAGTACGTGAACCGCTTCACCGAGTTCACCGGCTACCAGCACAAGGTGTACACCACCCATCAGGGCGAAGTATTCCCGATGCCGATCAACCTCGGCACCGTCAACCAGTTCTTCCGCTCGGCGCACACCCCCGACGAGGCGCGCGCCCTGATCGCGGAGCAGGCCGGGGAGCTGGCCGGCCAGGATCCCGAGAACCTCAACGACAAGGGCATCTCGCTGATCGGCCGCCCCTTGTACGAGGCGTTCATCAAGAACTACACCGGCAAGCAGTGGCAGACCGATCCCAAGGACCTGCCCGCCTCGATCATCTCGCGGCTGCCGGTGCGCTACACGTACAACAACCGCTACTTCAACGACACCCACGAGGGTCTGCCGAAGGACGGCTACACCGCCTGGCTCGAGCGGATGGCGGACCATCCGAACATCGACGTGCAGCTGGACACCGACTACTTCGACACCTCGCAGCCGCTGAACCGAGATGCAGTGCGCGGCGCCCTCCCCGTGGTCTACACCGGACCGATGGACCGCTACTTCGACTTCCAGCTCGGCGAGCTGGGCTGGCGCACCATCGATCTGGAGACCGAGCACCATGATGTCGGCGACTTCCAGGGCACCTCGGTGATGAACTACGCCGACGCCGAGACCCCGTACACCCGCATCATCGAGCCGCGCCATTTCCACCCCGAGCGCAACCACTATCCCTCGGACCGCACCGTCATCCAGCGCGAGTACTCCCGCTTCGCCGAGTCCGGGGACGAGCCGTACTACCCGATCAACTCCGGCCGCGACCGCGAACGCGTGCTGGCCTACCGGAAGCTGGCCGAGGCCGAGCCGCGCACCCTGTTCGGGGGCCGGCTCGGGACCTATCAGTACCTGGACATGCACATGGCCATCGGCTCCGCCCTGACCATGGCCGACAACAAGCTGCCCGACCTGCTGCGCGCGTGA
- a CDS encoding glycosyltransferase, which produces MNATPATATPRETAASAEGAAQRLLQRLILPLESSPDVVPLYIEAADARSGATGSALGLGGGSEPARRVETEGQSIQRSAQAQVDISELNERHSVGVPARSMRSFGTYFNAFPASYWRRWTPVRAVRLTVRTSGTGHLVVMRSTARGSLQRQESRNVSGVGEEVFDLPLTAFGDGGWYWFDAYAGSEDLTVLGAEWTADADLARTEGSFSISMTTMNKVEYCVENIRTVAEDPDLRDLLDVMYVVDQGADRLNDHAEELAPLQEALGAQLQIIEQGNIGGSGGFSRGMYEAATAGTSTYVINCDDDIVIEPESLIRMVTFADFASRPTLVGAHMFDLNNRSVLHTFGEVVDPWRIQPAVAIPEGTTGHDFAAEPLRSTPWLHRRADVDYNGWWSCLIPTETVRAIGLSLPVFIKWDDAEYGLRAKKAGYPTVSLPGAGVWHMSWVDKDDLVGWQAYFHERNRIITALLHSPYARGGRVVKESQFMDVKHLISMQYFTEAGRLMAQKDVLEGPDALHPSIGTKLPEIRGMAAGFDDAVSRKDQDLYPPVHIDRPPRKGRPFTQPRRLMLPAWTVKVLAKQLLKPTAPQAEENPQAAIPHLDAKWWRLSAYDSALVSNAEGTQVSWYKRDPRQVREMLAEALSAHVALHRGWNTLRERYRDASARITSFDAWEKTFAENPAPDREPDRALQQEASTASDGGGSAA; this is translated from the coding sequence ATGAACGCCACCCCTGCCACTGCGACACCCCGTGAGACCGCGGCTTCGGCCGAGGGCGCTGCGCAGCGGCTGCTGCAGCGCCTGATCCTTCCCCTCGAGTCCTCCCCGGACGTCGTCCCGCTGTACATCGAGGCCGCCGATGCCCGCTCGGGCGCCACCGGCAGCGCGCTCGGCCTCGGCGGCGGTTCCGAGCCCGCCCGCCGGGTCGAGACCGAGGGGCAGTCCATCCAGCGTTCCGCCCAGGCCCAGGTCGACATCAGCGAGCTCAACGAGCGGCACTCGGTGGGCGTCCCGGCGCGGAGCATGCGCTCCTTCGGCACCTACTTCAACGCCTTCCCGGCGAGCTACTGGCGTCGCTGGACCCCGGTGCGCGCCGTGCGCCTGACGGTCCGCACCTCCGGGACCGGTCACCTGGTCGTGATGCGCTCCACCGCCCGCGGCTCCCTGCAGCGACAGGAGTCCCGGAACGTCTCCGGCGTGGGCGAGGAGGTCTTCGACCTCCCGTTGACCGCGTTCGGGGACGGCGGCTGGTACTGGTTCGACGCCTACGCCGGCTCCGAGGACCTCACGGTCCTCGGCGCCGAATGGACCGCCGATGCCGACCTCGCCCGCACCGAGGGCAGCTTCTCCATCTCGATGACCACGATGAACAAGGTCGAGTACTGCGTGGAGAACATCCGCACCGTCGCCGAGGACCCGGACCTGCGTGATCTCCTCGACGTCATGTACGTCGTCGACCAGGGCGCGGACCGCCTGAACGACCATGCCGAGGAGCTCGCCCCGCTGCAGGAGGCTCTCGGTGCGCAGCTGCAGATCATCGAGCAGGGCAACATCGGCGGCTCGGGCGGGTTCTCCCGCGGCATGTACGAGGCCGCCACCGCAGGCACCTCCACCTACGTCATCAACTGCGACGACGACATCGTGATCGAGCCGGAGTCGCTGATCCGGATGGTGACCTTCGCGGACTTCGCGAGCCGTCCGACCCTCGTCGGCGCCCACATGTTCGACCTCAACAACCGCTCGGTGCTGCACACCTTCGGCGAGGTCGTCGATCCGTGGCGCATCCAACCGGCCGTCGCCATCCCGGAGGGGACGACGGGGCACGACTTCGCCGCCGAGCCGCTGCGCTCGACCCCGTGGCTGCACCGCCGCGCGGATGTCGACTACAACGGCTGGTGGAGCTGCCTGATCCCCACCGAGACGGTGCGCGCCATCGGGCTGAGCCTGCCGGTGTTCATCAAGTGGGACGACGCCGAGTACGGCCTGCGGGCGAAGAAGGCCGGCTACCCCACGGTCTCCCTGCCCGGTGCCGGCGTGTGGCACATGAGCTGGGTGGACAAGGACGACCTGGTGGGCTGGCAGGCCTACTTCCACGAGCGCAACCGGATCATCACCGCGCTGCTGCATTCCCCGTACGCCCGCGGCGGACGGGTGGTCAAGGAATCGCAGTTCATGGACGTCAAGCACCTGATCTCCATGCAGTACTTCACCGAGGCGGGCCGATTGATGGCCCAGAAGGACGTGCTCGAGGGTCCCGACGCCCTGCACCCCTCGATCGGCACCAAGCTGCCCGAGATCCGGGGGATGGCCGCGGGTTTCGACGACGCGGTCTCCCGGAAGGACCAGGACCTGTACCCGCCGGTCCATATCGACAGGCCGCCGCGGAAGGGTCGTCCGTTCACCCAGCCGCGCCGGCTGATGCTCCCGGCGTGGACGGTGAAGGTCCTCGCCAAGCAGCTGCTGAAGCCCACCGCACCGCAGGCCGAGGAGAACCCGCAGGCGGCGATCCCGCATCTGGACGCGAAGTGGTGGCGGTTGTCCGCCTACGACAGCGCGCTGGTCTCCAACGCGGAGGGCACCCAGGTCTCCTGGTACAAGCGGGACCCGCGGCAGGTGCGCGAGATGCTCGCCGAGGCGCTCTCGGCCCATGTGGCGCTGCACCGCGGCTGGAACACGCTGCGTGAGCGCTACCGGGATGCCTCGGCGCGCATCACCTCCTTCGACGCCTGGGAGAAGACCTTCGCCGAGAACCCGGCGCCGGACCGTGAGCCGGACCGGGCCCTGCAGCAGGAGGCCTCCACGGCGTCCGATGGCGGAGGCAGCGCGGCGTGA
- a CDS encoding ABC transporter permease yields the protein MSTGGGGSARLPSRAEQAEGWRAPGQDAGWLNPLRERFLLRLLVRKELRVRYRGSALGMLWSYVKPAVQFIVFYIALGVFLQLNRDTPAYAVYLFSGIVVVNLFGEVFGNATRSITGNQALVSKIYLPSELFPWASMIVALVHFLPQLLVLLAGALLFGWLPSATSALAFGMGLVILVVFTMGLGMITAALNAAFRDVENFVDLIVMVATWLSPVLYRISMVEEVIGGTIWWWLYQLNPLTIVVELFHVAFWRYTPPAVQGVAADPSLAGPGEPFGLWWAGLLIAGLTFLLGTVLFERSKRRFAQEL from the coding sequence GTGAGCACCGGCGGCGGAGGCTCGGCGCGGCTGCCCAGCCGCGCGGAGCAGGCCGAGGGCTGGCGCGCCCCCGGTCAGGATGCGGGCTGGCTGAATCCGCTCCGGGAGCGCTTCCTGCTGCGTCTGCTGGTGCGCAAGGAGCTGAGGGTGCGCTATCGCGGCAGCGCCCTGGGCATGCTGTGGAGCTATGTCAAACCGGCGGTGCAGTTCATCGTCTTCTACATCGCCCTCGGCGTCTTCCTGCAGCTGAACCGGGACACCCCGGCCTACGCGGTGTACCTGTTCAGCGGCATCGTGGTGGTGAACCTCTTCGGCGAGGTGTTCGGCAACGCCACCCGCTCGATCACCGGCAACCAGGCGCTGGTCTCCAAGATCTACCTGCCCAGCGAGCTGTTCCCCTGGGCGAGCATGATCGTCGCGCTGGTCCACTTCCTGCCTCAGCTGCTGGTGCTGCTGGCGGGGGCGCTGCTGTTCGGCTGGCTGCCCTCGGCGACCTCGGCGCTCGCCTTCGGGATGGGCCTGGTGATCCTGGTGGTCTTCACGATGGGGCTGGGCATGATCACCGCAGCGCTGAACGCGGCCTTCCGCGACGTCGAGAACTTCGTGGACCTCATCGTCATGGTCGCCACCTGGCTCTCGCCGGTGCTGTACCGGATCTCCATGGTCGAGGAGGTGATCGGCGGGACGATCTGGTGGTGGCTGTACCAGCTGAACCCGCTGACCATCGTGGTGGAGCTGTTCCACGTCGCGTTCTGGCGCTATACCCCGCCGGCGGTCCAGGGCGTCGCCGCGGATCCGTCGCTCGCGGGCCCGGGCGAGCCCTTCGGCCTGTGGTGGGCCGGGCTGCTGATCGCCGGGCTCACGTTCCTGCTCGGCACCGTCCTGTTCGAGCGCTCCAAGCGACGCTTCGCCCAGGAACTGTGA
- a CDS encoding ABC transporter ATP-binding protein: MSPNIESVPETAAVPTDREMVRIEHVTKQFSLRHDHSLKELVFSALQRKKLADSFLALEDVDLTVNAGETVGLIGFNGSGKSTLLKTVSGVLYPDRGRVLLRGRVAGLIEVGAGFHPDLSGRENVYLNGAILGMTREQIDAKFDEIVAFSEIEEFIDTDVKYFSSGMFLRLAFAVAVHTEPDIFLVDEILSVGDEPFQRKCLERIRELQQAGRTMIVVSHELEMLEKLCTRIVVLRKGRAIFDGDPTEAVATLRAG; the protein is encoded by the coding sequence ATGAGCCCGAACATCGAATCCGTCCCGGAGACCGCCGCAGTCCCCACCGACCGCGAGATGGTCCGCATCGAGCACGTCACCAAGCAGTTCTCGCTGCGCCACGATCACTCGCTCAAGGAGCTGGTGTTCTCGGCGCTGCAGCGCAAGAAGCTCGCCGACAGCTTCCTGGCGCTGGAGGACGTGGACCTCACCGTGAACGCGGGGGAGACCGTGGGACTGATCGGCTTCAACGGCTCGGGGAAGTCGACGCTGCTGAAGACCGTCTCCGGTGTGCTCTATCCGGACCGGGGACGGGTGCTGCTGCGCGGCCGCGTCGCGGGGCTGATCGAGGTGGGTGCCGGCTTCCACCCCGACCTCTCCGGGCGCGAGAACGTCTACCTCAACGGGGCCATCCTCGGCATGACCCGGGAGCAGATCGATGCGAAGTTCGACGAGATCGTCGCCTTCAGCGAGATCGAGGAGTTCATCGACACCGACGTGAAGTACTTCAGCTCGGGCATGTTCCTGCGCCTGGCCTTCGCCGTGGCCGTGCACACCGAACCGGACATCTTCCTGGTCGACGAGATCCTCTCCGTCGGCGACGAGCCGTTCCAGCGCAAGTGCCTCGAGCGGATCCGTGAGCTCCAGCAGGCCGGGCGCACCATGATCGTGGTCTCCCACGAGCTGGAGATGCTCGAGAAGCTGTGCACCCGGATCGTGGTCCTGCGCAAGGGCCGGGCGATCTTCGACGGCGATCCCACCGAGGCCGTCGCGACCCTGCGCGCCGGATGA
- a CDS encoding TIGR03089 family protein: protein MSTSAAPSPQTGAQLLRALERTGPRPALAWYGEAARIELSGHVLANWVIKSIGHLHDEIDLAPGDEVVLDLPAHWKRLALALASWALGAAVTVLEREAEPADGIPPGPKQPRVVITDRPDSPLADAADEVLALDAVSLAPRYSAELPPLAHDWLAEVRGSSDRLGVSLPAWSGPAAQPGAPAASDPSAPPRLLVDGDGLGALPPVLAALLGGGGIVGPAAVVTERQALEEGVTARG from the coding sequence ATGAGCACCTCCGCCGCCCCCTCGCCGCAGACCGGTGCGCAGCTGCTGCGCGCCCTCGAGCGGACGGGCCCGCGCCCCGCGCTGGCCTGGTACGGCGAGGCCGCACGGATCGAGCTGTCCGGTCACGTGCTGGCGAACTGGGTGATCAAGTCGATCGGGCACCTGCACGACGAGATCGACCTCGCCCCCGGGGACGAGGTGGTGCTGGACCTCCCTGCGCACTGGAAGCGGCTGGCACTGGCGCTGGCGTCCTGGGCGCTGGGCGCCGCGGTGACGGTCCTCGAGCGGGAGGCGGAGCCCGCCGATGGGATCCCGCCCGGTCCCAAGCAGCCGCGGGTGGTGATCACGGACCGGCCGGACTCCCCGCTGGCCGACGCCGCGGACGAGGTGCTCGCCCTCGACGCCGTCTCGCTCGCCCCCCGCTACAGCGCGGAGCTGCCGCCGCTGGCCCACGACTGGCTGGCCGAGGTGCGCGGGAGCTCCGACCGGCTCGGCGTCTCCCTGCCGGCGTGGAGCGGCCCCGCGGCGCAGCCCGGCGCCCCCGCGGCGAGCGACCCCTCCGCTCCCCCGCGCCTGCTGGTGGACGGCGACGGGCTCGGCGCGCTCCCCCCGGTGCTCGCGGCGCTGCTCGGGGGCGGCGGGATCGTCGGTCCCGCCGCGGTGGTCACCGAGCGCCAGGCCCTCGAGGAGGGCGTCACCGCGCGCGGCTGA
- a CDS encoding coenzyme F420-0:L-glutamate ligase, whose protein sequence is MLPVTGLGEIREGDDLAAQLGAALRPLAPQDGDVLCLSTKVVSKALGLRIAPAQREQAIADAAVRTVARRLHTQVVTSVVQIPSGPVMAAAGVDSSNAPDGPLLLPEDPDACARELRAALVTALGVDLGVLLTDTSSRIWRVGVGDIALGAAGVAALQDLRGGADADGRPLTVTVRNLADELAAAADLVKGKSSGVPAALVRGVPGATAQDVPARDLSRTGEDDWFPRPSLESVWVALGLAPAQEPIARMSPEPAAERIARALAVAAVPRRGQEASTASVRALRPDGSAPHIVVEAADASGAALIHAATLAERVRTALGAESLGAPLPEITVEISVPDPLQEPS, encoded by the coding sequence GTGCTGCCCGTCACCGGTCTGGGCGAGATCCGCGAGGGCGACGACCTGGCCGCTCAGCTGGGTGCGGCGCTGAGGCCGCTGGCGCCACAGGACGGTGATGTGCTGTGCCTGTCGACCAAGGTCGTCTCCAAGGCCCTCGGCCTGCGCATCGCCCCTGCGCAGCGAGAGCAGGCCATCGCGGACGCCGCGGTGCGCACGGTCGCCCGCCGCCTGCACACCCAGGTGGTGACCTCGGTGGTGCAGATCCCGTCGGGCCCGGTGATGGCGGCCGCCGGCGTGGACTCCTCCAACGCCCCGGACGGGCCGCTGCTGCTGCCCGAGGATCCCGACGCCTGCGCGCGGGAGCTGCGTGCGGCACTGGTCACCGCGCTGGGCGTGGATCTCGGAGTGCTGCTGACCGACACCTCCTCCCGGATCTGGCGGGTCGGGGTGGGCGACATCGCCCTCGGGGCGGCCGGTGTCGCCGCCCTGCAGGATCTGCGCGGCGGCGCGGATGCGGACGGCCGCCCCCTGACCGTCACGGTGCGGAACCTCGCCGATGAGCTGGCGGCCGCCGCGGACCTGGTCAAGGGCAAGTCCAGCGGGGTGCCCGCCGCGCTGGTGCGGGGAGTGCCCGGCGCCACGGCGCAGGACGTCCCGGCCCGTGACCTCTCCCGCACGGGGGAGGACGACTGGTTCCCTCGCCCCAGCCTCGAGTCGGTGTGGGTCGCGCTCGGGCTGGCCCCCGCGCAGGAGCCGATCGCCCGCATGTCCCCCGAACCGGCGGCGGAGCGGATCGCCCGGGCGCTGGCGGTCGCGGCCGTGCCCCGGCGGGGTCAGGAGGCATCGACCGCGTCCGTGCGAGCGCTCCGCCCGGACGGGTCGGCTCCGCATATCGTGGTGGAGGCCGCCGATGCCTCCGGGGCCGCGCTGATCCACGCCGCGACGCTCGCCGAGCGGGTCCGCACCGCGCTGGGGGCGGAGTCCCTCGGCGCCCCGCTGCCGGAGATCACGGTCGAGATCTCCGTCCCCGACCCTCTCCAGGAGCCCTCATGA
- a CDS encoding WhiB family transcriptional regulator, with the protein MDENRVDDDARAELSLLDVAGQDSDDAELTWQERALCAQTDPEAFFPEKGGSTREAKKVCVSCEVRAECLEYALENDERFGIWGGLSERERRKLKRRVV; encoded by the coding sequence ATGGACGAGAACCGTGTCGACGATGATGCGCGTGCAGAGCTGTCCCTGCTCGACGTCGCCGGGCAGGACTCCGATGACGCCGAGCTGACCTGGCAGGAGCGCGCGCTGTGCGCGCAGACCGACCCGGAGGCGTTCTTCCCCGAGAAGGGCGGCTCCACCCGTGAGGCCAAGAAGGTGTGCGTCTCCTGCGAGGTGCGCGCCGAGTGCCTGGAGTACGCCCTCGAGAACGATGAGCGCTTCGGGATCTGGGGCGGTCTGTCCGAGCGCGAGCGCCGCAAGCTCAAGCGCCGGGTGGTCTGA
- a CDS encoding DUF5719 family protein, protein MAESTAPEEPRDPLAEPSARRGGSRPLLALAALISLALAVGAVAVTPPPAPQTVERAAAQSQPGASTRWCHGPLELPEGLLDAGPDEDLALTPPSPAVSLRTVSVEPASSLLFGRVSASRTLQEDDGSVRAPAIVAEAADGSVLGDEPASQDLGASVLGVTGVEDAPHVTSATSDGGRPVADTVQSTLTGSGDYRSFALTRCGEPVTEASFLGVSTEKGDSAVLVLRNPTERAATASVQLWTQDGPAAMEGRSQVVVAPGQEQRVLLESVAPGQAAVGVGVSVLGAPLSMYVQSTERDGLTPGGAEILAPLPAAGTELMMPGVEVAGTAPTLVLANSQGSATTASVEVIGPQGPVEAAVPETIDLPAGTVVSTPLEGLPDGTYAVIARSESPVTAVTRSELAGADLPGDTIGAPVDFALVSPAPAIGSHALSSLPTQGSAGQLTLIGSMDSAVTVIPMAADGSAGEPLSLDASADATVSLTSEQLQIGEERAVGVTVVPEVPGAVHASWSQRESDGTDASLLSSLPVLPARGGQDPVTVRLSP, encoded by the coding sequence ATGGCTGAGAGCACCGCCCCCGAGGAGCCCCGCGACCCTCTCGCGGAGCCGTCAGCGCGCCGTGGCGGGAGCCGACCGCTGCTCGCCCTGGCCGCGCTGATATCGCTCGCGCTCGCCGTCGGCGCCGTGGCCGTCACCCCGCCACCGGCACCGCAGACCGTGGAGCGTGCCGCCGCGCAGTCGCAGCCGGGAGCGAGCACGCGCTGGTGCCACGGCCCGTTGGAGCTGCCCGAGGGGCTGCTGGACGCGGGACCGGACGAGGACCTCGCCCTCACCCCGCCCAGCCCTGCCGTCTCGCTGCGCACGGTGTCCGTGGAACCCGCGTCCTCGCTGCTGTTCGGCCGCGTCAGCGCCTCGCGGACCCTGCAGGAGGACGACGGCTCCGTCCGCGCCCCCGCCATCGTGGCGGAGGCGGCGGACGGCTCCGTGCTCGGCGATGAGCCCGCCTCCCAGGATCTGGGGGCCTCCGTCCTGGGCGTGACGGGGGTGGAGGATGCCCCGCACGTGACCTCCGCGACCTCGGACGGCGGCCGGCCGGTCGCCGACACCGTCCAGAGCACGCTCACCGGCTCCGGCGACTACCGCTCCTTCGCGCTGACCCGCTGCGGGGAGCCGGTCACCGAGGCCTCCTTCCTCGGGGTCTCCACCGAGAAGGGCGACAGCGCCGTGCTGGTGCTGCGCAATCCGACCGAGCGCGCGGCCACCGCCTCCGTGCAGCTGTGGACCCAGGACGGCCCGGCCGCGATGGAGGGCCGCAGCCAGGTGGTCGTCGCCCCCGGCCAGGAGCAGAGGGTCCTGCTGGAGTCCGTGGCCCCGGGACAGGCCGCGGTCGGCGTGGGCGTCTCCGTGCTCGGCGCCCCCCTGTCCATGTACGTCCAGAGCACCGAGCGGGACGGCCTCACCCCGGGCGGCGCCGAGATCCTCGCACCGCTGCCCGCCGCCGGGACCGAGCTGATGATGCCCGGGGTGGAGGTCGCCGGCACCGCGCCCACCCTGGTGCTCGCGAACTCCCAGGGCAGCGCCACCACGGCGTCCGTCGAGGTGATCGGCCCGCAGGGACCGGTCGAGGCGGCAGTGCCGGAGACGATCGACCTGCCCGCCGGCACGGTGGTGAGCACTCCGCTGGAGGGTCTGCCGGACGGCACCTACGCCGTGATCGCCCGGTCCGAGTCCCCGGTCACCGCCGTCACCCGCAGCGAGCTCGCAGGAGCGGACCTGCCCGGGGACACCATCGGCGCGCCCGTCGACTTCGCCCTCGTCTCCCCGGCACCGGCGATCGGCTCCCACGCCCTGAGCAGTCTGCCCACCCAGGGCTCGGCCGGACAGCTGACGCTGATCGGCTCCATGGACTCCGCGGTGACCGTGATCCCGATGGCGGCCGACGGCTCCGCCGGCGAGCCGCTGAGCCTCGACGCCTCCGCGGACGCGACGGTCTCGCTGACCTCCGAGCAGCTGCAGATCGGCGAGGAGCGCGCGGTCGGGGTCACCGTCGTGCCCGAGGTGCCCGGCGCCGTGCACGCGAGCTGGTCCCAGCGGGAGAGCGACGGCACCGATGCCTCGCTGCTCTCCTCCCTCCCGGTGCTGCCGGCGCGCGGCGGCCAGGACCCCGTCACGGTGCGGTTGTCCCCCTGA